The nucleotide sequence AATTAGACTTATTATTACTCCATTATTGACATAATAGCCCGATTTATCTGACGGAGCTTCTGCCATGATCCATGCGCTTCCCAAAGCTGAGTTACATTTGCATATTGAAGGAACGTTAGAGCCGGAGTTGATGTTTGAACTGGCTGCCCGCAATAATGTTCAGCTACCCTACCGCAGTGTCGAAGACGTTCGTCGAGCCTATGAGTTCAATGACCTGCAATCGTTTCTTGATATTTATTATGCCGGTGCCGGTGTATTACAAACCGAACAGGATTTTTATGATCTGACCCGGGCCTATCTGCTGCGCTGTCAGCAGGACAATGTCGTCCATACCGAAATCTTTTTTGATCCTCAAACCCATACTGATCGTGGTATTCACTTTGAAACGGTCATCAAGGGTATTCACTCAGCGCTGCAGGAAGGTGAAAAGACGCTGGGCATTACCAGTCATGTCATTATGTGCTTTTTGCGTCATTTAGGTGCTGAAGCGGCTATGCACACCCTGGAAATGTCCCAACCCTGGCACCACTGGATTATTGGAGTAGGGTTGGACTCTACTGAAGTTGGTTATCCTCCGGAAAAATTCAGGGCGGTATTTGCTAAGGCAAGGGATTACGGTTTAAAAGCCGTCGCTCACGCCGGTGAAGAGGGCCCGGCAGATTATATCTGGGGAGCCATCAAAAGCCTTGGGGCTGAACGCATTGACCATGGTGTTCGGTGTGAGGATGATCAGCAGCTGGTGAATTATCTGGCTGAACACCAGGTTCCTTTAACCGTCTGCCCTTTGTCGAATGAAAAA is from Endozoicomonas gorgoniicola and encodes:
- a CDS encoding adenosine deaminase, giving the protein MIHALPKAELHLHIEGTLEPELMFELAARNNVQLPYRSVEDVRRAYEFNDLQSFLDIYYAGAGVLQTEQDFYDLTRAYLLRCQQDNVVHTEIFFDPQTHTDRGIHFETVIKGIHSALQEGEKTLGITSHVIMCFLRHLGAEAAMHTLEMSQPWHHWIIGVGLDSTEVGYPPEKFRAVFAKARDYGLKAVAHAGEEGPADYIWGAIKSLGAERIDHGVRCEDDQQLVNYLAEHQVPLTVCPLSNEKLKVFSHLEDHNLKSMLNKGLLVTVNSDDPAYFGGYVNDNYRAVQAALSLTDDEIYQLVKNSFNASFISTEQRAGYLQQLENAFKEFQQHE